Genomic segment of Salvia hispanica cultivar TCC Black 2014 chromosome 2, UniMelb_Shisp_WGS_1.0, whole genome shotgun sequence:
cttgtattgtttttttaatttcagaaATGAATGGTTTTGGATCACCACAGTATCCGCTGCTGTGGCATTTTGCACAATAGGGATCCCATCCCCTACTTTAACTACCTTATaatcttttctcttactttactaattttttcttaattctcatgtcttattcatattttttttatatttttatggaacggagggagtataaatcaGTAGATATAccattcttaatttattaaataaagaagcttaaataagaaaaacatttataaatcattttaaatgttatataaaaatgtgattacTATAAGTCTTACCAACcgtattttattaaaaatattttgaatataatctATCCAGTCAAACAATAACATTAAATTGCatactaattttatcataGCACATCCTTATTTGTCCTACGTTATACCAATCGGACGAAAACTGAATGACATTAATGTgtatgttaaataaaatatcactaatcacttattgaatttttttttaaaaaaatgttagagCATGAATAAGAGAATAATGGCATATTTGATAtgggtgataactcatctacGTACTcctaccaaacatggcctaaaGATACCTAACAAATATGAATTTACTTAAGGCAatccaaataatttatgaattttcaagTGGAAAAGAATCGAGAAATTAAGTGCTTAAAACAATAGATATTATAGTTTAAACCctagaaattatatttatatgaactatttgattaaaaaaaacgagCTTAGCAGTCGTTTTAATTTCCCTTTTCCCCtcaaaattgagatttttgaaaGATCTTAGTACTACAGCACCACAGTAATACGAGGAAGAAGACTGTATTACTATTAACTGTGGCAGCCTTACTCCACTTCAACTGCTCTCGGTTCATCGCCAGATCTGGCGTGATTCCATCACACCGCAATCGGATTCGTCGCGAACCGCCCCGCGCTTCTCGGGCGAACCGCCATTTCCGGATCAGGTCAATATTCGGATCACTTTTGAATTCTCAGCTCGAATTGTCGTTTGCATCCAATTGAGTCGCGTGGTATTGCGTTATAGTGAGAATTATGCGAGTTATTGATGCAGCTGACTGTTTGAAGTGTGAGGATTAGTTTGGTTTTGCGGAATCAGTGGGTTTGGATGTGGCCAAGTTATTTGTGTTATGTTCTGAATTTGTGATTCGtgaatttgtttgaatttaGGCTTTTTGTGTGTACGAGGATTCGATTGTGCTGATATCATTCGATTTTAAGCCTTTTGATTGATCTACGTGCATTTGACATTAGAAATGGGGAAATTGGATTTGGGGTCTTTTGGTTAGCGATCGATCAAAGGAATCTGGAGTGATGAATTTTCACTTAccttttagtattatttttcaatttccttATGAAGCTATGAAACAGTTAGATCCTGAAGATTGTATGTTTCCTGATGTCGcagaaataattatagtggaaaatgaattttttgaaGCTGAGGTCCAGCATCAGTCAGCAATCTGTTAAAGAGACCCAGGTAGAGGCAAATTATGTGTCAAAAGCTGCTAGTACATTGGAGGGTCTGATTGCTGAAGATCCATTTGGAGAAAACACATCTTCTGAGCCAAGGTACTCAGAAAGTGAAGAATTTGGGAATGAGAATGGCATGGAAGCAGATTCAAGTGGAAAGAATAATCAAGTAGACAGCCATATAGATGTTACAGAAGATGATGGGTTGATAGTTATTCCATGCAGTATGACCACACTCTTGCTCTTTATTACTGGCACCATTTGATTCTGTAAAATTGTTCTAACCTTCTAGAGATAATTGTGGCCTGTCtgtgaaaaagataaatagtatagtagtagtaatttttatgaagCATTTGCATAATCATGCGGAATTATCAAAGATCTGTTAGTGCTGCTAATACATTTGAGCCGAAGGTTCTCTTATAAAGTTTGAGCTCCACGGTGCCAGCCTTGAAACCCTTGGTTGAAACTTGAAAACAAGATTAGACCACCAGGCTACAGCTTTTCCTTTGAGTAGTCACATTAGATATTGCTTAAGCTCTCTAGAcatgttattttgtcattttgcaATCCCAGTAAAATAATGCCTATCTCTATTTTCTCATGTATAAATAATCCACTAGATAAGTTAAGGCTGCCATCTATGTGAACGGTGGTGATAGCTAAGGCAAATATCTAAGATGGATGCAAGTGGAAGAGGAATATGGCTGACAGGAAAGAAAGGTAGATGTGGCATAAGAATGATTGTAGACGATGCTTTAATTACCATTAGGGATGATGAATTCTTGGCCAGTATAACTTCCAGGATCTGATTGCTTGAAGCATTCACTTCTGCCAGCATATATTTGAAGCTTTATTTGAAGTGTTATAGTGGCTTTGATTTGCTGATAGAGTTGACCTAGAGCTTTGTCAGagttacttattttatttttagtttttgaaaCTAGCTTAACTGGAGTTGCTCTTATTGCTATGTTTGAAGCTTTGTCTGAACTATTTTAACTTGTGGATTTTTCTTCTTACCCCAGAAGAAGTTCCAGACAATTGGAATGAGGCATCAGATATACTTTCATTACGCTCCCTGGACCGCAGCTTTGTTTTTCCCGGTAtctgtttgtgtttgtttgcATTTTTTCTGAGCCAATATATTTGCCCTCTTTTTAGCTTGATTATTTCTAGATCTTAATTTTAACTCTTACAATTTGCGTATGTCATCATCTTAGGTGAACAAATCCGAATTCTTGCATGTTTGTCTGCCTATAAGCAGGATATGGAAATAATCACACCTTTTAAAGTTGCTGCTGTCATGAATAAAACTGGAATTGGGAAAAActtcaaaaaacaaaatgggaACATTGAAGGAGAAGCAAGCCCAGTCCCTGAGATCGTTGTCAAAAGTTCTGATGATAAAGATAATCAAACTGATGAAATCATAACAGAAGAGAAGATTGATTCATGCAAGGATGTTTCAACCGGTGAGTCTCTCCTTAGGATGGAAGATCACAAAAGACAGACTGAACGATTGCTTCgaagatttgaaaattcacatttttttgtgcGAATTGCTGAGTCAAATGAACCACTGTGGTCCAAGAGAAGAGCAGGAGAAAACTGTTCCGAATCTTCCACTGCATTTGAAGAACAACTTCTAGGAGATTCTTTAGAAATTGCAACTgcaagaaagaagaagaatccCGCTAGTGCCTCGATTGACAAAGGAAAATTTGATTCACGCACATCTGGGGGACTGGCAAGAGGTGTTGCCAAGTGCTGCTCACTTCCAAATGGAGACATAGTGGtgtgtttttaaattaacttGGGAAAAGTTTGTAGGCCTatgtttacttttttatcgTTATGTTTGTGTTCATAAAGATTGAAAAATCATCTACCTCTTCTTGTCTGATTTAATTCGCCCATCTTAGTTTATTGGGTTGCAGGTTATCATAAAAAACATTGAAGGTGTGATATGTGTTATACCATGCATCTTGTTATGTGGTTtggaatatttaaaaatagacaagTGTGAGCTATAATTTCTTTTGTGATAGTTATGTCCCAGTTGCTAATGCTGTTTTGGAGAAGCTCGCTGCTCTATCAGTTATGTTTTTTTGCAGAAGTCTTGCTACATCCATTAAGCTAGCTGTGCCAATTTGTTGTCTTACTACCGATTTGATTTATAACAAAGTGGAAGTTCCATACATAGCAATGTCGATAGGCATTTTGTGCTTTCTTACTTGACATATAGTCAgtctctcaatttaaaatgCTATGCCTCCTGTTTAAAATGCATCTAAGGTTTATGACAGAATCACGCTGCAATGAGGATCTCTCTAACTTTGTAATTGTGGTCGCATGTGCCAGTAATTTATGTTTAGAAAGTATATTTGCATTTTGCTTTTGAACCCGCCTTAATCTACAGCTGTGTTACTGATATAGACAATACTGTGTTTAAGTCCTTTGCATAGGCAGGCCAACGTATACATGTGGCTAGGGGGGATCTCCTATCTAGGTTCAAAATATAGCATTCCTGCCCATATACATGGAGGCTTTATTGCACTACGGCTGACATGAAATACTTGTTATATCCAGATTTTTAATCAGTAGCAACCTTGAGTTTTATGTGTTACTACTGATTtgaatttcacttttttttggaAGGATGCAGGTGcttttacaattaaatattgGCACTCAGTTTTTTATGGATCCAATCCTGGAGATTATACAATTTGAGAAGCATCAAGACAGAAATCCGAGCATTCAGAATCAGGATATTCCTACTTCTTTCAATCGAGATCCTTATGGGGAATTATTAAAATGGTTACTTCCATTGGATAATTCTATTCCTCCTCCATCTCGTCCTTCACCTCCTCCAGCACTGAGTTCCAGTTCAAGTATTCGTAGCGCATCTGTGAAACCTGCTGTACCTAGCTCTTCAAGTTCCCAGCTCTTTTCTTTTGGACATTTTAGAAGTTATTCTATGTCCTCAATCCCTCCAAATGCTACACCACCTGTAGCTACACCTTCTGCAGCTACATTGCAATCAGCTACTCCACCTGCAGCTACATTTCAATCAGCTACTCCACTCGCAGCTGCCACCACTCCTGAAACTAAACCTACTATCGACCCAGAAGATTGGAATCAGTTCTCGTTCAAGAAGTTTGTCGGAAGTGGAAAAAGTGGAGATGAGGGACTATTATCTTTTCGTGGTGTGCCACTGCAACAAGAAAGATTTTCTGTTCGGTGTGGTTTGGAAGGAATATTTACACCTGGAAGAAGGtggagaagaaaaattgagttgATTCAACCTGTAGAAATTAATTCCTTTTCTGTTGATTGCAACACAGATGATCTTCTCTGTGTACATGTGAAGGTATAGTTTCTTTTATTGCCTCTATCCTACTTCCTTTGTCATTCCTCTAGGTGTTATGAAATTTATGCTTCctttcaaaaagaaaacatgagATGCCCTTACTAAaagtattgatttttttggtttaggattttaatgCGTTAAATAATGATAAGCTTATTTGTGCAGAATGTTTCCCCCGTTCATGCACCAGATATAGTGGTGTTCATAGATTCCATAACGATTATTTTTGAAGAGGCATCAAAAGGTGGACCACCATTATTTTTACCGATTGCTTGGATTGAATCTGGGAACAACTGCAGTTTACCAAATCTAGAATTGAGGTATTGTCATGTGCATCAGTTATTTAAAACTTGTGTCCTCAGTCCTGATAATGAAATTTTGGTTGTTGATCTGCTAAGAACATGTTTGCAGCTTAAAGGCTTTTGCTCTGCATTTtcttatgttttatttgaaataaccCTGGAGAAgttatttcttctctttttcaaatttttttgagaACCATCTTCGTTGACAACATGGAGGCTATCCTTTTTAATGATAACATGTTGTCTTTCTCCCTATACAAACCGGTCTTGTTCCCGGtgcacataaaaatatttagatatcTTATTGTTCTACCTTGCATGATTGAAGCCAGGAGTGTTGTGCTGCTGTTGTTTTGCTTGCTTTCAATACACTTACAAAATTTTCGTTATCTGTGCTTGGCTTTATTAGTACACAGTCAGTAAATTGCAAATTACTCTTTTGGCAGCCGAAAGTACATAAAAGACTCGTATCAGATCTGTGGTTTCAAGCACAACataaattatgtgtaactgCCTGTGCTAGGTTAAATATCATTCTGCCTCTTACTTCTTGGGCAAGTAAGAAATTTATAGTTGACTGTTAGTTCTTGTCAAAAGTCATGAAGACAACAATAAAATCCCTAACATTTCCAAGTGACCAGCCGAAAGTACATAAAAGACTTGTATCAGATATGTGGTTTCAAGTACAACATAAATTATGTATAACTGCCTGTGCTAGGGTAAATATCGTTCTGTCTCTTAGGCAAGTAAGAATTTTATAGTTGACTGTTAGTTCTTGCCAAACGCCATTAAGACAACAATGAAATCCCTAATATTTCCAAATGACCAGCTAAGAATAATGATGTTGCTATGTCCAAGAGTACGCTGCTGGTAGTTGATCTAATAAAAGTGACAGAGTGGCTTATTCAACTGTACATCAAGCTTTTgcatactacctccgtccacaaaaaatagacaaagttgtaaatggcacgggttttaatgcgtaattggtaaagtaagagaaaggagGAAAAAGGTGgtagaagtagtgttagtggattgtgagaTCCACATttggaatgatgtgtagggttagtatttgtttaaaagttttcatatttggaattggtctaattttggtggacggcccaaaatggtaaaattagtctattttttgtggacggacgTAGTATTAAGAGTTGGTTTGAAAgatataaagtaaataatgtTTAGTCTTGAACAGTTTCTATTCTTTAAAGGGAACTACTCAtccaaatataaaagaaaCATCACCTGATCTGTTTTGAGAATTTGTTCATTTGTCACTTGATATTGCAGATATAACAGGAATTGCCATGTCCTACACAGGGACCTTATCTTTTTTCCTGTTGGTTTTCTGTTCTTCCTTAATCTCAATCATCTAAGCAGTTAATATGGTGTATAATTGATAGGAGAGGTGAAGAACATTCTTTTATTCTGAAACCAGCAACTACAATGTGGAAGCATGGAAAGGGTCACAGTGATGGTAATCCACGACTGTCACGCGTATCAGCAGCATCTGCTTCATCAAGCTTGCCTCACTTGAATTCTGGTGCAAAGAATAATGGATCATCTACCGATCAATTTGCTGTTCTTGTTTCATGTCGATGCAATTACACTGGTACAGTGATGTATAATTTGGATAAGTTCGATAATAACTTAATGTGGAGAACCTTATGTATGTGCTAATTCTCATTCTGTCGGTTGAATGTTGTAGAATCAAAGTTGTTTTTTAAGCAGCCGACAAGCTGGAGGCCTCGTATTTCAAGGGATCTTATGGTTTCTGTGGCATCTGAGATGTCTGGGCAAGCTCTTGGATCTGATGGAACCCAGCTTCCAGTTCAGGTTATATACAAATTCAGCTGTGTTCCTTttgttcattttcatttaattatctaAGAGTTGACACCTACTACTGCaatattaattgtttgaaCTTTCAGGTTTTAACTCTTCAAGCATCAAATATGACTTCAGAGGACCTGACATTAACAGTTCTTGCACCAGCGTCATTTACTTCTCCTCCTTCTGTAGTGTCCTTGAGCAATTCTCCTCTGAGTCCAGTTTCAGATTCCATCGAGTTAGCAAGTGATAGGCGAGCAGATGTTTTTTATGGGCACAAAATGGAAGATAGTTCACAATCTGTATCTGGCAATGAACAAACTGTACCCATGTCTGACGTGGTCCAAAACACTGATATGGGTTGCAGCCATTTATGGTTACAGAGTAGAGTTCCTCTAGGGtatgttatatttaatttctgtttgtttttctttcaacTTCGCCCCttaaaatttttctttcttcttgaaCCAGATGTGTCCCTTCCCAATCTACAGCAACTGTTAAGCTTGAAGTTCTTCCATTGACTGATGGAATTATCACTCTTGATTCTCTTCAAGTCGAGGTTAGGGCAAAAGGTAAAAAGCAGAACCATTGCACCTGAATTTacacatttgatttttttgaaaataggGAAATATAAGTACAGAGAAGTATGTGATTGGTACATATTTTTGTCAATTCTGATTCAAAATTTCGCTGCTGAAAGGAAGagctagtatatataaaaaaaagtacaccGTATATGAACTTTCTGTTTACTGAGTACATGTATTGACTGAGGTGTGGGTTGTGGTGGAGATGACAAAAATCGCATGATGCTATTGATTTGATGGCAGTAAAAGTTTCTAGTtgctttcttcattttaaatCACATGATGCTTTTTGGGTGATAGGTCTTACTTATGTTCCTGAGCAATCCCTAAAGATAAATTCAACCTCGAGCATTGCAACTGGTATACTTTGAGGTGCCTGTTTTGTTCAAGTTCATTTGTTTTCATCGTTCTGGCACGAAGACACAAATTGCAAGATGGCTCTGGCTTGTTGCCAGTTTCTCTGTTGATATGAGCTTTAAAATCTGGTCGGGTCAGTTTCTCTACCTAAGCCAGCTACCGAACAATCTCTTATGTGAAAACCTCACCCGGTCTATTTTTCATACATTTAGAGAGTACAGGTCCATACATCCCCGTAAAGAGTTCATTGTGCTCCTTATTATAGGAATCATTTCATacatgttttgatttgatttgaga
This window contains:
- the LOC125205915 gene encoding uncharacterized protein LOC125205915 isoform X2, translating into MNFLKLRSSISQQSVKETQVEANYVSKAASTLEGLIAEDPFGENTSSEPRYSESEEFGNENGMEADSSGKNNQVDSHIDVTEDDGLIVIPCKVPDNWNEASDILSLRSLDRSFVFPGEQIRILACLSAYKQDMEIITPFKVAAVMNKTGIGKNFKKQNGNIEGEASPVPEIVVKSSDDKDNQTDEIITEEKIDSCKDVSTGESLLRMEDHKRQTERLLRRFENSHFFVRIAESNEPLWSKRRAGENCSESSTAFEEQLLGDSLEIATARKKKNPASASIDKGKFDSRTSGGLARGVAKCCSLPNGDIVVLLQLNIGTQFFMDPILEIIQFEKHQDRNPSIQNQDIPTSFNRDPYGELLKWLLPLDNSIPPPSRPSPPPALSSSSSIRSASVKPAVPSSSSSQLFSFGHFRSYSMSSIPPNATPPVATPSAATLQSATPPAATFQSATPLAAATTPETKPTIDPEDWNQFSFKKFVGSGKSGDEGLLSFRGVPLQQERFSVRCGLEGIFTPGRRWRRKIELIQPVEINSFSVDCNTDDLLCVHVKNVSPVHAPDIVVFIDSITIIFEEASKGGPPLFLPIAWIESGNNCSLPNLELRRGEEHSFILKPATTMWKHGKGHSDGNPRLSRVSAASASSSLPHLNSGAKNNGSSTDQFAVLVSCRCNYTESKLFFKQPTSWRPRISRDLMVSVASEMSGQALGSDGTQLPVQVLTLQASNMTSEDLTLTVLAPASFTSPPSVVSLSNSPLSPVSDSIELASDRRADVFYGHKMEDSSQSVSGNEQTVPMSDVVQNTDMGCSHLWLQSRVPLGCVPSQSTATVKLEVLPLTDGIITLDSLQVEVRAKGLTYVPEQSLKINSTSSIATGIL
- the LOC125205915 gene encoding uncharacterized protein LOC125205915 isoform X1, coding for MNFLKLRSSISQQSVKETQVEANYVSKAASTLEGLIAEDPFGENTSSEPRYSESEEFGNENGMEADSSGKNNQVDSHIDVTEDDGLIVIPCKEVPDNWNEASDILSLRSLDRSFVFPGEQIRILACLSAYKQDMEIITPFKVAAVMNKTGIGKNFKKQNGNIEGEASPVPEIVVKSSDDKDNQTDEIITEEKIDSCKDVSTGESLLRMEDHKRQTERLLRRFENSHFFVRIAESNEPLWSKRRAGENCSESSTAFEEQLLGDSLEIATARKKKNPASASIDKGKFDSRTSGGLARGVAKCCSLPNGDIVVLLQLNIGTQFFMDPILEIIQFEKHQDRNPSIQNQDIPTSFNRDPYGELLKWLLPLDNSIPPPSRPSPPPALSSSSSIRSASVKPAVPSSSSSQLFSFGHFRSYSMSSIPPNATPPVATPSAATLQSATPPAATFQSATPLAAATTPETKPTIDPEDWNQFSFKKFVGSGKSGDEGLLSFRGVPLQQERFSVRCGLEGIFTPGRRWRRKIELIQPVEINSFSVDCNTDDLLCVHVKNVSPVHAPDIVVFIDSITIIFEEASKGGPPLFLPIAWIESGNNCSLPNLELRRGEEHSFILKPATTMWKHGKGHSDGNPRLSRVSAASASSSLPHLNSGAKNNGSSTDQFAVLVSCRCNYTESKLFFKQPTSWRPRISRDLMVSVASEMSGQALGSDGTQLPVQVLTLQASNMTSEDLTLTVLAPASFTSPPSVVSLSNSPLSPVSDSIELASDRRADVFYGHKMEDSSQSVSGNEQTVPMSDVVQNTDMGCSHLWLQSRVPLGCVPSQSTATVKLEVLPLTDGIITLDSLQVEVRAKGLTYVPEQSLKINSTSSIATGIL